The Tamandua tetradactyla isolate mTamTet1 chromosome 13, mTamTet1.pri, whole genome shotgun sequence genome segment taaaaaaaaattgggcagattgctatatttgtggtcaatgagagggagggataaagggtatgggatgtttgaggttttctttttcctccttatttccttttctggagtggcTCAAAtgtgaaaatgatcatggtgatgaatacacaactatgtgatgcactgtgagccattaattgtatactttggatataCTGTATGGTACGTGAAGATAAGGAtatcccaataaaaataaaaacaaataaataaaaaacaaggcCAGGAAAAATAGCTTCAAGCACCGGCACAGGTGTGTCCCTTTGGGTCCCACCCTAGAGAGTTATGGATGGTGACAGAGCATCTCCTCCTCTTTATCCCCAGCCACACCTGGTTCTAACCCTCACATTTCACTAAACAAGCACCCCCAGAACTGATCAACTGCTTACAGTTGCTTGTGTTCTTTGGTTCATTGCAAAGGGCTACTAAAGTGACCACCTAAAACAAAAATCTCGCCAACTCCTGCCCTCCCTTAAAACACACCTTATCCCCTGCAGGATAAGTGTAGACAGACCCCTGACACTCAAGACCCTTCGAGATCAGCCTCATCTCCCTGCCATTAAAAGTCCCAGAGCAGTGACCCTCCCCCTTACCTGGGCTGTGCAGACAGTCCCATCTCGCTGATGATTCCTCCTGTTCGCTCCCACTTCAGCCTTCCCTCAAGCCTTGGCCCACAGAGTGAAGCCCATCCTACCTGCTCTGGGATCCCCCAGTCTCCCGCCACACCGTCAGTTAGAACCCTGAGTTCACAGACTGTCACTAGCTTTGTCAGCCTGTCCTGCATCAGACGGAGGGGTGGTTTGGATCCTTTAATCACCAGCACCAGGCCCAGGGCTAGGAATTACCTGGTTAACAGATGCACGCTTTCACATATCAACCTTCTGTTCTAAccagctcattttttttttaatggaataaaaacataaaatatataggttctgttattgaaaataaaatataaaattcattatcTCTGAAAACAAGAGAATACTTACATCTGAAATGATCAAATTTGTAGGGTCTAATAATTCTGTCCACTGAAGAAATCTCTGAATAAAAGACTAAAGATAAGAAAAAGCACAAAGATGGTTAATGGCAGTGGAAAAACAAGGTGAGGAAGCTGAGGAAACATGGCCAAGAAACGACTCAGGAGTCTGTGCTCTTAACTCCTTCAATGTAAAATTGCTCCTGAGGGTTACAAGCCCAGACTTTTAGGTCAACCATCCCACACGTGATCTGAAAGCAAGGACCTAGAAAGATCTCAGAAAGTTCTCCTCACTCTCGCAGAGTGGCAAGGCTTCACTCAGTAACAGTAAAGGCTCAACAAATGCAGCTGGATTCAGCGATGGAAAAAGGGGGATGGTCTGCTCCAAACAGCCCCCAAATTTCCTTGTGGCTCCTCtttgagtcctggctctgctGGGAAGTCTTGAGCTCCCTGCCCCTTCTCAATTTCCCCACCTGAAAAACGAGGCTCGGCCCCACTTTAGGTAGAAGCCTGAAGGCCAACATCCTAAGGCGGAGCGGTGCAGCGCTGGGGAGTGTTGTAGGTTTAAGATGCACATAGGCTTTTGAAGGCATCACACAATATCTCAAtactttttatattgattatacgTTGATATGCTATTTTGAATATGTTGgattaaaaacaatatatttttaaaattaatttaatctgGGGCAGTGCAAGGGCagctcaggggtagaattctcgcctgccgtgcggGACACcgggattcgattcctggaccatgcacctcccaagaaagaaaaaaaattaatttaaccggttcctttttacttttttaaaatgtggtttctagaaaattttaaatgacctcTGTGGTCCCACGACACCTTTCTTTGGCCAGCGCTGCCCTAGCCGCTGCGGGAGGCGCCGCCGGAGTTCCCGGATGTGGATGCGCGGCCGCCTGAAGCCGGGGGTGTCCGGCTCCCCGCCGCGGCGCATCCAGGGCTGGGAAGACGCTTCCTCTCCGGCCTGCTGCTCAGTACCAGCCTAGGCTGCAGAGAGCAGACGCCTGCAACGGGGTGGCCTCCTCGGCTGGGGCGATCTGAAGGGTGACCTTGTGGCGAGGCGCCCTGGCCCAGCCCTGGACAGCGGCGACGGCGGGGCTCAGCTGGGGTTTCCCTTTCGCCGTCTCCCAGGGCCTCCTAAGTCCCCCGGCCTGAGGCGGGGAAGCCCGAGGAGCGCGCTCCAGGCCTGTCTGCCGACGAGAAAACCGAGGCGCGGGGCGATCGCGAGGCTCGCCCGAAGTCACCGAGCGCGGGTGGGCAGCACGTGCCTGGGGCCAGTCCCCAGTCCCGGGTGACCGCGGCACGGCCCTCGCCCTCCCGCCCCAGCCGCGCCGGCCCCGCTGTACTTGGCGTTCGCTGATCCAGAAGCGCAAGTTGGGCTCCATGCGGGCGACTGCGCCGCGCACCCGGCGCCGCcgcctccccttcctcctccttctcttcttcctcttcctccccctgGGACCTCCTCGTAGGTGAAGTGGCCGCCGCCGCCGGGCCGGGCGCGGAGGAGGAGCCGAGTGGCTGCCCCGCCCCGGGCCCGCCTCTGCTGGCCACCACGTGCGCCCTCCGCCTCCGGGCCCGCGCCCGCCTCTCCCGGGTCTGGCGCGCCCAAACTCGGATTCCGATCGCGGGGAGGGCCCACCTGTGAGCGCCCATGTCACAATATCTACCTGGAAGACCCCGTAAGGCGGCGCTTGGGGCCCTCAGAAGCCTGCCCGGCTCACCTGCCGCAACTTACCCTCGAAAATGCCTTTCATTGCCAGTAAAGTCCAGTGTTCCGGCTTTGGGTATGCAGAGGACCGGTTACGTACTTTGGGGGACCcagagcaaaatgaaaatgcgAGATTTCGTATTCAGGAACAATTAAGTAATTCATTTCACAGCTCACACACTTAACAGGAATGTGGGCCTCCATGGAAGAGGCTCCTGGCTGGCTAGGAAGAGGGGGGAGCATCGCGGCCACCAAAGCACCCATATGCTTCTTCAGGAAGAGGCACGGGGCGGAGGAGGGGCATACACGTCTCAGGCATTTCTGAAAGATGGCAACCCATACAGGAGGCATTTCATCAGTGCTCATTAAAAGATTaataatgggtacagagtttctgtttggagcgATGGCAAGTTTTGTcagtgggtggtggtgatggtagcacaacatagtAGTcaagggcggtgcgatggtgacttagtggcagagttcccgtctgccatgccggagacccgggttcgattcccagtgcctgcccatgccaaaaaagaagtggtcaaaatgggaaattatatgttaccagaataaaaaaaatttttgaaaagaaacCAGGGAATTTCAGGACATAACAGCTAAGTATTAAACCAAGCCTGGTGTCTCTTTAAGTGTGGGAGGCCATCACACTTTGTCCCAGTGTTTCTCCAGTGTTGGGACAAATGCCAGGGCCTTCCTTTGAGTGCCAGATCAAGTGCTAAATGATGAGGGGCCCAGCACCATAGTTTAGCTGTGTGGGTCACTCTCTCGAAGTCTATTCCTGTTTATAAGATGAGGAGAACACTTGTACCTGTCTCAAGgttttgttgaagatgaaatgagataatgcagtGCTGGGCACATTGGAAGCACCCAGTCTTGACCATTCTCCCCTGAATGTTGCCTTGTCACCCCAAGAATATGAAAGCACTCATGGGACTTCTTCACTCCTACTTTTGCTCAGCTTGTATAAGGTCATTTTCCCTATGCCCACCTGACTTGCATTTCCATAGTCTTCAAGGGGTCATcttctcttccaggaagccttccctgagccCCATAGCTGGGTGAGGCCCCTCCACAGTGCTCCCACTCCTCCCTATCTGTGGTGCCATACTATTTAGCACACTGTTATTCCGTTGACTCCACCCTCAAATATGTCACAAACCCAGCCCAGCTGGCCTGTTTCTGCCTTGGaccctgttccagtttgctaaaatAGCTGGATTACAATATGTAAGAAATAgatcagctttttttctttttttttttttgcatgggcaggcaccaagaatcaaacccaggtctcccacatggcaggtgagaactattGCCCACCCTagagcagcttttttttttttttcaacgtgggcaggcacagggaaatgaacctgggtctccagcatggcaaatgagaattctgccactgagacactgtcACGCTGCCCCTAgatcagcttttacaaagggggtttattaggttacaaatttacagttctaaggccatgagaatgtctcaatttaaggcatcaataagatgaTACCCAGACTCtgaaaaaaggctgctggcatctggaacacctccgtcagctgagaaggcatgtgactggcatctgatGGTCCTTGCATCcagttcattgttttcagcttctgattccaatggctttcttTTAAGTATCTGTGGGTTTTCTCCTAGCGTCTCAGCGGCAAACTTTGGATTTCATCTCTGAGCTTCTCTCAGccctctccaggttctatgtatccttgcttagcatctccccAAGCGTTCTGAGCTTTGCCCAAAATGTCTCTCAAAGGACagcagtaagcagattaagacctaccttgaatgggtgggttcgtatctccatgtaaacaacctaatcaaatagGGCCCCACCCAACAacgtctggccccacaagattgtattaagagcatggcttttctggggtacataagtttcaaaccagcacagacacctCCAGTTCCGTCTCAACAAAGCCAGAGTGATCCTCTTAGGACAAGATGGGGTCATGCCTCTTCTCAACATTTTCCTGATGTTTCCCATTTCAGAACAGGACCCAAGTCCTTAGCTTGCCCATAATGGCTCCTGGGGCCCTCCCAATTCTCCTCCACCCTCCAGCCATGTGGGCCTCCCTACAACTCCTCATCCACCCCAAGCCTGCCCTTGCCTTAGGGTCTTTGCATTTGTCATACCCTCTACCTGGACCCTTTCCCCTTGATTATCTCCCTCACTTATACATGTTCTAACATCTTTGAACCTCAGAAAACTGTGAGATAGGTGCAATTATAATGCTCACTTTACAGAAGAGAAGAGACCTGGAGAGACTGACTCTTACTTAAGGCCATCCCTGACACCCCACCCAGAAGATATCTACAACTCTCCAGTGCAGGCTCTTACtctattttccttccaaatattCAATATGTTCATTATATTCCCATCTTGAATGGAAGTGCATGAAGGCATGATGTCTTTTTTTGGTTCACTCTGTACCTCCAGAACTCGAAACATGGTAGGTCCTCAAGGATACACTGAAATAGGAAGTCTCCAAGTTTCTCTCACTCCTGCAACTGAGTTCCTGGACCATGGAGCCAGCATTTTATCCATCTTCATGGCTCCTGAGTGAAATGGTCAATCAATGTTTGTTCTCtaatttagagaagaaaaaatagaacctAAGTAttctggcttgaaactgttgaataccccagaaaagccatgttctttaatcctcattcaatattgctgggtgggatctttttccacagagatgtggccaattgtgggtggtaccttttgattaggtggtttgattaggtttccatggagatgtctccacccattcaaagtgggggtgcttactggagccctttaaaagggagccattttggaaaaagtttcagtgccaacagagcccacacagccagagaactttggagatgaggcaggaaaacgcccctggggaggccttatgaaatgagagaaagctagcagaagttgtcatgtgactttccagctgacagaggtgttccagacaacatcagcctttccttaatgaaggtaacctcttgttagtgccttaatttggatattttcatggtcttagaattataaactttaacttaataaattccccttttaaaagctgttccatttctggtatattgtattccagaaactttaacaaactaaaacactaagcTAAACCAACACTTAGTGGAGTTCAGAAtgccaaatgttttaaaatatgtttattttttaattatatacttCCCATGGAACTCTTCAAAAGAGAAATTACAATTTTTAATGCAATCCTTGGACTCGATAAATATCTTTTATAAGTATAcccaatcaaatatctagaaatatatGGACACTAAGTCAACTAACAAAATAACTATGTAAACTAGAAAACTCAGATGGGATCATGCATGATCAGGTAAATCACTTTACTACTGTGCTTTTTAACACAATTCACATTTGTTTCAATAACATACACATCCATTGCAGGAGTTAAGTTAGATAGCTGATGCTAAGAACTTGAAACTATGATCTttgatatcttaaaaaaaaattcagtttaatacaaagaaattgaagaaaatctCAGAACCCTTGATCAGAAGCTTTAAATGTCTGCTCTAGTACTTTGGTATACACAAAGGTTCAAgtaaagataagaaaaaagagTGTTTCCTTTTCCCACTGAAGACATGATCCAAGAAGTAGGTGAAATAGACATTCTACAGAAATGAGCTAGCCATTAGGATGTTACAAATAAAGAACTGCTCAGATCAGCAGCTAAACAAGTTTAAAAAGCCTTAGCCAATGttacaaaaacatatttaaagtaatatTCACGAATATAAGCATAATGTTTTTCCTGCCTTTATAAACAATCATCCCTGAAATGCTAAAAGTGAGTTCCAAGTTGTGGTTCTTCTCTGGTGTGAGAAGGGAGAAGCTGCAGGTATACAGAGGGTGATCTACTGATTCACTGTCTCAAAGTATTCTTTGGAAGCAGTTGGACTTGGCTTGAtctgaaaatacaaaaacatttatttatggcAACTTAATAGTCTCAAAAAGATATTAAAAGCTCCCAATTTTAATCTACaagattttcaactttttttcttttttaagattggtctgttttctttaaaaatacatggacTGGGgtgatgcgatggtggctcagtggcagagttcgcacctgccatgctggagacccaggctcaattcccagtgcctgcccaggtatttaaaaaaaaaaaaaaaaaaaaaaacatggagtgtatatgttatactatacaataaaaaagtaaaaaacaaaagcaaaacaaaacaaaaaacatggacTGAAGTTACATTTTCCCAAAGCATCCCAACAGCCTGCTTGGTCCCTGGTTTCCAAaccctctacccccaccccctcaaCAGCTTCACCCACTTGCACACCATCTACACCCTTGCGCCAAAGGTGGGCTGTGGGAGGGCACTTTAATGGATATTCCAAGCCAGCAGCCACTGAGGCAGTGAGGACCTGGGGCCCTTAAGCCCAATCCTTCTGGAAAAGAAACATACTGTTGGAGAATCTGGTGTCCAGTTTGCCGGGCAGACTTCTCCATGGGCCTCTACAAACTGGAATGCCTTCACCAAGCGGAGGGTCTCTTCCACGCTTCGGCCCACTGGGAGGTCATTGACACTCAAATGCTTGATGACTCCATTGGGGTCAATTATGAAGAGACCTCTGCATCAGAATTTATCCTCATTAGTACTTCAACAGTATCAGAACTAGAAAGTCTAGCTCTCATGTCTACCCTTATATGTCTTTAATTCTCTTTAATAAAGTGTTTATTAAGCTCAATCATATCCTTAAAAGtgggttttcattgttttactcAAAGCTTATATCTTCCTGATGCTTTAACAAAGGCAGGACTAGACCAGTCCACTATGGGAAATATGGAATATGCTGTGTCATCTTTACAAATTCACATTTGTACCCATACCAGTACTGGAAAGTTACTAGACTAGAGAGATCAAAGTTTTCTTTACTTATTAGTGGCAAGCATTCTTTGGGCTGTTATATCCAATCACGGCAAGAAACAATAGGCAAGGGACAGAGCTGTATTTTATCTATATTCTACACtcattaaatgaatgaagaatTGGGTGAATGGAGGCAAGTCCCACAGAAAAATCTTCGCAGAAAGAATTTACTGGCCTTAAAGATTACGCAAAGCAGAAATCTATAGGAAAAATGAAGTCCATCACTTTTCATCGCTTGGAAGCAATGTAATGAGATGACACACCTGACCAATGGTCTGTGGCCATCTTTTGTAATTATACTTGTGCAGGTGTTACTGTGATGTAAGCAGGTATGTTTAAACCAGATGAAAACAGTTCCTCTTAAAAGGGACTTAATGTGGGCATTCCAAGTGTTAATCATGCAAGGTAAAGGCAAGCTGGAGAAAACTCACAAGGTAAAAAGGTGCTTTACTTTCTGCCCGATTCTTCAGTAAATCtgacttttctaattaaaaaaagggtAGGGGCATGGAATAAAAGGTGGTTGGGGTTTGACTAGTCCTGGTACCCCTGTGAGGTGGAGCCGGGTTGGAATCCACCACATAAAAGCAGATGCacatggtagttcagtggtagaatgttcaccttccatgtgggagaccaggttcaattcctggaccatgtaccctcaccccaaaaacaaaagcagatgCAGAGCTAAGATGGGGCAGGGCCCAGTGACTCCAGAGAGAAAGTCTTATCTTACAAGCCAGACTTGGCCTCTCTCCTTTGTCAATTCTGATACTGAGACCAGTATGGAGATAGCCAAGAAATTATCAAGACCTCACTGGGAAGGAGATCCCAATGGGGGAAAAATCTAgcactctttctttctccctcctttgtCAATTTCTTTATTATAAAGGAAGATGGTAAAGTCCTTGGAGGGAAATAGGCCCACGCTTATTAACCCAGTACTCAAATTCTAGGTGCAACCCAGGAGAAAAGCTGGCCAAAGGTCAGTTTCTGGAGTGGGCAGGCAAGCCGGGTTCAAGTCAGGCCCACCAAAACTGTGAGGCAACTTAAGTCAGGGCCCTCTCCTTCCTGGAGGGAATGTCCCCTGACCCCTCCTTCATGCCTACCCTATGTGGCCCATCAAAATACCAGCTCAAAGGCCTAAAGTTCCCATCTCCCCAGGAAGGTGCATCTGAATCAAGGACTGAAAGATTTCACACACAAAGGAATAAATGTTAAAGCACAGAATGAATAAGAGTAGAAATGACAATCTGGGACAGAGGTCATCACAACAGCTACCGGGCACTATGTTAATGCCTTATCTTATCACTCATCACAACCAACCTGTGAGGTGTATCATTTATGGGTTACATAGTTATGGGAAGTTATGGGAACCAACCTCATTCGTTTTAGGAAACATTGAGTTTTAGGACTCAATGACTAAATAACTCGCAACATGTCACATAATTAAGtagatgagtttaaaaaagaaaccaaactcaGGTCTATGGGATTCCAGAGCTTGTACAAGACCTTAACCATTCCAGATACTGCCTCCTACACTGCTGGGTGCCTCTTCCCCAAATAGGCTGATGGTTTCCCTGCCAGGAATGTGGGCCCCCAAGGAAGTGGTTCCTGGATGGCTAAAGAGAGGGAGCAGTACAGTCATCAAGACACTGATACACTTCTTCAGAAACAGGCATGGGGTGGTGGAGGGGGCAGACATGTTTCAGCCGCTTCTGAAAGATGCCAACCCTTGCAGGAGGCATTTTACCAGTGCTCACTCAAAGATTAATCTTAAggatttttcactttcaaaatgcTTTACCAAGGTCTGTATAAATCCCCTAAGAACTAGGATGATGCTGAACACTGCAATCAATTTTAAGGTCATAAGGAACAGGATCTCACCTTAGTGCAAGACCAGCGCCTTCCAATAGCACACCATAGTCTCGGGAAATTTGTTTAGTTAAATCTGACAAGAGTGCGATATTCATGTGGCCCAAACCGCCGCTCTGTAAAAATGCAAACGTAATTGGTTGTTACACCATGCGGACTCACAACATTCTTGAGCATGTAACATAATTTTTGAGATCACCCACAATGGCAACAGGTAACACTGAGCATGCACAGGTACTGCCCGAAGCTCTTTCTATTAACTCATTTCATCCGCAGTCATCCTGCAGCAGATATTACATCACTGCCATTTTACAGACGAGTAGAATGAGGCACACAAAGGTTATGGAACTTGCTCCGGGTCCTATGTAGAAAGGGGCAGAAGCAACTAACTAGactgttcttttttaattcttaaagcaTTCCTTAAGATGAAGACTAATTTCTGAAACATAAAAATGGAAGAGGGACACTTAGAATAATTTGATACTAACAGTGgctggggactgaatcatgtcccttacaaaagacatgttcgggtcctaacccctggtcttgTTTGTGTAAACCCATTTGTTAAGAGGGCCTTTGAAGACCCTATTTAGATAAGGAGAAACGGAACCAGGATGGACCTTAATCCATGTGACTGTAGTCCTTAcaacaaaggaaatttggatgcagtcaacagaaatcaggggaacacACAAAAGGCAAGTGAGATCACTATGTCAAAGAGGATTGCTGGAAGAGAGCAAGCCCTGCCAGCACCTGATGGTGTCCTTCTATAGCCCCAAACCGTGGAATAAGTCACTATTGCATAAgaaacccactgtatggtatctgtcacagcagccttggcaaactaaggcaACAGTTGAGCAGCATGGTTAGAAACAACAGATTACCCGAAGCAAGCTTTTAGGCAAGAACACTGATCTTGCAGAACAGTGAAATCAGAAAACCTAGCCACTATCCTACAGTCCCTGCAGGGCACATAAATCTACAGAGTACAGAGGAGGGGGAGGCAACAGACCACAGCTGTTTTCCCTGCGCCAACCACCCTCCGCCCCCCAAGCATGCCTTCCATCACTGTTTATACCTTAAAAAATACAactttagggtgggccacggtggctcagcaggcaagaatgcttgcctgccacgccagaggacccaggttcaatccccggtacctgcccatgtaaaaaaaatatatatatatataactttggTGGGGAGTAAAAGTATATACAGTGTTTTCCTGACCTCAAGAGAGATATAGGCAGAGTTTTCACAGGATTTCCCAGTAGGGAAGGCACAAACAGCCCGTCACAGACTAGCCAAGCTTTACCAATGTTTAGGTTGGTCTTTTATGGGCTCTTTTCAGCATTTAAGATCCTAAGTACAAGGGCGAATGACGTTATACCTTCCTTGGTGTATTTATCCAGGCAAGATGGCTGAAGTGGGAATCCACCGAAACAGCAACAACTTCACAGTTCACATTATGAAATTCATTGGCTTTGTCACTAAAAGCAACAATTTCTGTAGGACACACAAAGGtgctaggaagaaaaaaagggtAGATACTTTAGATACAGAATctaaaatcaaggacttaaaatTTGAACAAGTAATCCAAAGACTTGTTCGATTCACTTAAGGgtgaaaaaggcaaaatggttaGCCATGATCACTGACTCTTTGTCCCAATGTTACTCTAGCCTTACTTTAGTTCAAAATTACTAACTCCTAtcagctttttatttaaaaaaaaaaagcaaccaaaaaacagaataaagaaaaaaatgtatattaaatacaTTCAGCTTTATGATAAAAACTCATTCTACTATCCTTACTTTTCTCGTTTTTCCTTAGACTAGTGGAAACTTCACAGACTGGCTTTTATGAACTACTGCCCCAGAGCATGTAAGACACAGCCATACGGAAATCTGCCACTGAAAGGAGTGCTACTCCAAGTGTTATGTTTGTCAGCTGTAAGTGAGCTAGGGATGTAAGCTGTAATCAGCAAGGCCATCAGTGACAAACTGCCAGaaaagtatctttcccttgataGGAAGAATAACTAGAGACAGGCAATTCTAGCTCTGCAGCAGAGACCTTCACTTGCTCTCAGAATGACACTGAAGCACCAGAGAAACTGCACTTACAAATCCAAAGGATAGAAGAAAAGCACCAAATATTTCCCCTTAAAGTCATCAAGACTTAGTTCTTTGAACTCTCCGTTGACAACTGCTGTTCCCTTAAAATAGGGTGCATGCTGGGTGACAGCAGGAACGTAATTTGAggaacctgaaaaaaaaatccacatgaaTTCATTTGCTGAATCAAGTACCTGTGtgattttatttaaacaactcaTAATCATTAATCAGTATAAATCAATTAAAAGGTTGGTTCAACTGCACTTCTTAGGTACagtactttttttcccttccGTTGTTCTAATGTGTGCACAAATTCAGTTCAAAGTGTTATAAGAATACAGTAGGATCGAATCAGAATGGAATTAAGACACATCTATAGGGTTAAACAGTGTTCCCCTCAAAGATTCACCtccacctggaacctcagaatgtgacctcaCTGAAAATAGGGTCTtcgcagatgtaattagttaacatgagttcatactggattagggtgcaCCCTAAATCCAATacgactggtgtccttataagatgAGTGAAATATGGATACCCAGACCCAAGAGGAACAAGGAGGTGAGATTGGAGTTAGGCGGCAGAAAAGCAAAGGAACACATGGGGTTACTAGAAGCTAAAAGAGGCAATGAAGGAGTCTCTGCTTAGAGGCTGTGGGGGTGTATGgctctgctgacaccttaatttcgAACATGTGGCCTCCAGAACAGAGAGagaatatttctgttgtttttaagttACTCAGTTCTTGGTATtttattacagcagccctaggagacTAATACAGCATGAGAGTGGAGATGGATTCTAGGTAGATGGTTTGGATTTTACTAAATCCAGAAGGGAGAGAGCAAGTAACCTGGAGGAAATGGCATGATAGGAGGAAGTCCAGACGGGGTATGTGTGGGACATAGCTTATGGCACAGTTTGATCAGAACAAAGAGAATACAAATGTGAGGAGGGAAGAGCAGCAG includes the following:
- the PRDX3 gene encoding thioredoxin-dependent peroxide reductase, mitochondrial, whose translation is MAATVGRLLRASIVRHAGAVPRGVLATAALRPAASGRQCLANVVWSAYGQAKFAFSTSSSNYVPAVTQHAPYFKGTAVVNGEFKELSLDDFKGKYLVLFFYPLDFTFVCPTEIVAFSDKANEFHNVNCEVVAVSVDSHFSHLAWINTPRKSGGLGHMNIALLSDLTKQISRDYGVLLEGAGLALRGLFIIDPNGVIKHLSVNDLPVGRSVEETLRLVKAFQFVEAHGEVCPANWTPDSPTIKPSPTASKEYFETVNQ